In bacterium YEK0313, one genomic interval encodes:
- the lrp_1 gene encoding Leucine-responsive regulatory protein, with the protein MREIQRDSSLSIEALAERVHLSRNACWRRLKRLEEEGFIAARVALADPVKLNLELTVFIAVRTARHDAAWAERFHTVVRDIPELIGAYRTAGEIDYILHARVPDVAAYDRLYKKLTSRIDMQDVSASFVMEEIKEVTALPLDFV; encoded by the coding sequence ATGCGCGAGATTCAGCGCGATTCCAGCTTGTCGATCGAAGCCCTCGCCGAACGCGTCCATCTCTCCCGCAATGCCTGCTGGCGCCGGCTGAAGCGGCTGGAGGAGGAAGGCTTCATCGCCGCCCGCGTGGCGCTGGCCGATCCGGTCAAGCTCAACCTGGAGCTCACCGTGTTCATCGCCGTGCGCACGGCCCGTCACGATGCCGCCTGGGCGGAGCGCTTCCACACGGTCGTGCGCGACATTCCCGAACTGATCGGCGCCTACCGGACGGCCGGCGAGATCGACTACATCCTGCACGCGCGGGTGCCCGACGTCGCCGCCTATGACCGCCTCTACAAGAAGCTGACCAGCCGGATCGACATGCAGGATGTCTCGGCGAGTTTCGTGATGGAGGAGATCAAGGAGGTCACCGCCCTGCCGCTCGATTTCGTCTGA
- the gloB_1 gene encoding Hydroxyacylglutathione hydrolase, with amino-acid sequence MADDIPFERDDDAVPGRVETLSPLIRRVLCPNPGPFTFKGTVTYIVGHGRVAIVDPGPDNAAHAAAVLAAVKGETVEAILVTHTHRDHSPATPAVKMATGATVYAEGPHRAARPLNLGETNALDASGDKDFTPDLALADGAVVSGPGWTLEGVFTPGHCANHMAFALREENSLLSGDHVMAWSTSIVAPPDGSMGDYMASLEKLRARSEAIFWPGHGGAVHEPQRFMRALAHHRLQREASIMKRIAAGDRAIPAIVAAIYEGLDPRLTGAAGLSVFAHLEDLVGRGLVTTDGPPALDGLFRPA; translated from the coding sequence ATGGCCGACGACATTCCTTTCGAGCGTGACGACGATGCGGTCCCCGGCCGGGTCGAGACCCTGTCGCCCCTGATCCGCCGCGTGCTCTGTCCCAATCCCGGCCCCTTCACGTTCAAGGGCACCGTCACCTATATCGTCGGCCATGGCCGCGTGGCGATCGTCGATCCCGGTCCCGACAATGCCGCGCATGCCGCCGCCGTCCTGGCCGCGGTGAAGGGCGAGACGGTGGAGGCGATCCTCGTCACCCACACCCATCGCGACCACTCGCCGGCGACGCCGGCGGTCAAGATGGCGACGGGCGCGACCGTCTATGCCGAGGGCCCGCACCGCGCGGCCCGGCCGCTCAATCTCGGCGAGACCAATGCGCTGGACGCCTCGGGCGACAAGGACTTCACGCCCGACCTCGCGCTCGCCGACGGCGCCGTCGTCAGTGGCCCGGGCTGGACGCTGGAGGGCGTGTTCACGCCGGGCCATTGCGCCAACCACATGGCCTTCGCGCTGCGCGAGGAGAACAGCCTGCTCTCCGGCGATCACGTCATGGCCTGGTCGACCTCGATCGTCGCGCCGCCCGACGGTTCGATGGGCGACTACATGGCATCGCTCGAAAAGCTGCGCGCCCGGTCGGAGGCGATCTTCTGGCCCGGCCATGGCGGCGCCGTGCACGAACCCCAGCGCTTCATGCGCGCGCTTGCCCATCACCGCCTGCAGCGCGAGGCTTCGATCATGAAGCGGATCGCCGCCGGCGACAGGGCGATCCCCGCCATCGTCGCGGCGATCTACGAGGGGCTGGATCCGCGCCTGACGGGCGCGGCCGGGCTCAGCGTCTTCGCCCATCTCGAAGACCTCGTCGGCCGCGGCCTGGTGACCACGGATGGGCCACCGGCGCTCGACGGCCTGTTCAGGCCCGCCTGA
- a CDS encoding L-asparaginase II, whose product MTDPAVVVEVLRGTAVESVHRGSAVVVDAAGKVAFACGETERPVYPRSAIKALQALPLIESGAAARYGFGDAELALACSSHGGEPRHAATAAAMLAKAGRSVETLECGAHWPMHAASTQALARDGGAPTALHNNCSGKHAGFVCFACAEGIDPGGYVGREHRVQRFVAEAVGEVTDTRLDETVAAGTDGCSIPTYAIPLDRLARGFARFGTGLGVGPERAKAFARLRAACAAEPYMVAGTGRFCTGVMTLLGARAFVKTGAEGVFCATFPDQGLGIALKCADGTSRAAEVMMAALIQRFVPMSDDEKTAFSRFLNPVLTNWNGIEVGRIRPAGALAA is encoded by the coding sequence ATGACCGATCCAGCCGTCGTCGTCGAAGTCCTGCGCGGCACGGCCGTCGAAAGCGTCCACCGCGGCAGTGCCGTGGTCGTCGATGCCGCCGGCAAGGTCGCCTTTGCCTGCGGCGAGACCGAGCGGCCGGTCTATCCGCGCTCGGCGATCAAGGCGCTGCAGGCGCTGCCGCTGATCGAGAGCGGCGCCGCCGCACGTTATGGCTTCGGCGATGCCGAGCTCGCCCTGGCCTGCTCCTCCCATGGCGGCGAACCGCGCCACGCGGCAACAGCGGCTGCCATGCTGGCGAAGGCCGGCCGATCCGTCGAAACGCTGGAATGCGGCGCCCATTGGCCGATGCACGCCGCGTCCACCCAGGCGCTCGCCCGAGACGGCGGGGCGCCGACCGCCCTGCACAACAACTGCTCCGGCAAGCACGCCGGCTTCGTCTGCTTCGCCTGCGCCGAGGGGATCGATCCCGGGGGCTATGTCGGCCGCGAGCATCGGGTGCAGCGTTTCGTCGCCGAGGCGGTCGGCGAAGTCACCGATACCAGGCTCGACGAGACGGTCGCGGCCGGCACCGACGGCTGCTCGATCCCGACCTATGCCATACCCCTCGATCGCCTCGCCCGCGGCTTTGCCCGTTTCGGCACCGGCCTGGGTGTCGGGCCGGAACGCGCCAAGGCCTTCGCCCGCCTGCGCGCAGCCTGCGCCGCCGAGCCCTACATGGTGGCCGGCACCGGCCGCTTCTGCACCGGCGTCATGACGCTCCTCGGTGCGCGCGCCTTCGTGAAGACAGGCGCGGAAGGCGTGTTCTGCGCCACCTTCCCCGACCAGGGTCTCGGCATTGCGCTGAAATGCGCCGACGGCACCTCGCGTGCCGCCGAGGTCATGATGGCAGCGCTGATCCAGCGTTTCGTCCCGATGAGCGACGACGAGAAAACAGCCTTTTCACGCTTCCTGAACCCGGTTCTGACCAACTGGAACGGCATCGAGGTCGGCCGGATCAGGCCGGCGGGCGCGCTGGCTGCCTGA
- the livH_3 gene encoding High-affinity branched-chain amino acid transport system permease protein LivH, with protein sequence MDPSFIVIQALSGLANASALFVIASGLTIVFGVTRIINFAHGSLYMLGAYLAVTIVPWLLEFDRSPTLFFVGVIVSAAVVGLIGVVMEVLLLRRIYKVPELFQLLATFGVVLIVQDIVLKLWGPVDLPGPRAPGLRHGVEIMGQRFPAYELFLIFVGPVVLGILTLIMQKTRFGILIRAATQDRDMLGALGVNQALLFTGTLFLGAFLAGLGGALQIPRLPANSQMDILIITEAFVVTVIGGMGSVPGAFVAALIIGLLQAFGILIFPKITLVLVFLLMAVVLVIKPWGLFGKPDPVANRAILPEGILNLRRFSRTETWITALAVLALLAVPVFGDAYKIKVGIEILVFALAAFSLNFLIGNGGIVSFGHAAYFGVGAYAAGLIVAGPLKAPMEAALIAAPLAGGLAAALFGFFIVRLSGIYLAMLTLAFAQITYAVCFQWVEVTGGDNGIVGVWPSAWAGSRQVYFYVVAVLAIAAIAALRHVVYAPFGYTLRAARDSAVRADAIGIDVRTHRWLGFTLAGAAAGLAGGLYAFSKGTIDPTMISIPMSIDFLVMILTGGIQTVMGPLVGAAFFHSVKDFFMPLTDYWRFFLGLSIIVMVLAFPRGLVGAADGLKARLEARGAA encoded by the coding sequence ATGGATCCTTCCTTCATCGTCATCCAGGCCCTGTCAGGGCTTGCCAATGCCTCGGCGCTGTTCGTGATCGCGTCGGGGCTGACGATCGTCTTCGGCGTGACGCGCATCATCAATTTCGCCCATGGCTCGCTCTACATGCTCGGCGCCTATCTTGCCGTCACCATCGTGCCCTGGCTGCTCGAATTCGATCGCTCGCCGACGCTGTTCTTCGTCGGCGTCATCGTCTCGGCGGCGGTCGTCGGGCTGATCGGCGTGGTCATGGAGGTGCTGCTGCTGCGCCGCATCTACAAGGTGCCGGAGCTGTTCCAGCTGCTCGCCACCTTCGGCGTCGTGCTGATCGTCCAGGACATCGTTCTGAAGCTCTGGGGGCCGGTCGACCTGCCCGGCCCACGCGCCCCGGGGCTGCGTCATGGCGTTGAGATCATGGGCCAGCGCTTCCCCGCCTATGAGCTGTTCCTGATCTTCGTCGGGCCGGTCGTGCTCGGCATCCTGACGCTGATCATGCAGAAGACCCGCTTCGGCATCCTGATCCGCGCCGCCACGCAGGACCGGGACATGCTCGGCGCGCTCGGCGTCAACCAGGCGCTGCTGTTCACCGGCACCCTGTTCCTCGGCGCCTTCCTGGCCGGTCTCGGCGGCGCGCTGCAGATCCCGCGCCTGCCGGCCAATTCGCAGATGGACATCCTGATCATCACCGAGGCCTTCGTCGTCACCGTCATCGGCGGCATGGGCTCGGTACCGGGCGCCTTCGTCGCCGCGCTGATCATCGGCCTGCTGCAGGCCTTCGGCATCCTGATCTTCCCGAAGATCACGCTGGTCCTGGTGTTCCTGCTGATGGCCGTCGTGCTGGTCATCAAACCCTGGGGCCTGTTCGGCAAGCCCGACCCGGTCGCCAATCGCGCCATCCTGCCCGAAGGCATCCTGAACCTCCGACGCTTCTCACGGACCGAGACCTGGATCACCGCGCTCGCCGTCCTCGCGCTGCTCGCCGTGCCGGTGTTCGGCGATGCCTACAAGATCAAGGTCGGCATCGAGATCCTGGTCTTCGCGCTCGCCGCCTTCTCGCTCAACTTCCTGATCGGCAATGGCGGCATCGTCTCGTTCGGCCATGCCGCCTATTTCGGCGTCGGCGCCTATGCCGCCGGCCTCATCGTCGCCGGCCCGCTGAAGGCGCCGATGGAGGCGGCGCTGATCGCCGCGCCGCTCGCCGGCGGCCTTGCCGCCGCCCTCTTCGGCTTCTTCATCGTCCGCCTCTCCGGCATCTATCTCGCCATGCTGACTCTGGCCTTCGCCCAGATCACCTATGCGGTCTGCTTCCAGTGGGTGGAGGTGACGGGCGGCGACAACGGCATCGTCGGCGTCTGGCCGTCGGCCTGGGCCGGCTCGCGCCAGGTCTATTTCTACGTCGTGGCGGTGCTGGCCATCGCCGCCATCGCGGCGCTTCGCCACGTCGTCTATGCGCCCTTCGGCTATACGCTGCGGGCGGCCCGCGATTCTGCCGTCAGGGCCGATGCGATCGGCATCGACGTGCGCACGCATCGCTGGCTCGGCTTCACGCTGGCGGGTGCGGCGGCAGGCCTCGCCGGCGGGCTCTACGCCTTCTCCAAGGGCACGATCGATCCGACCATGATCTCGATCCCGATGTCGATCGACTTCCTGGTCATGATCCTCACCGGCGGCATCCAGACCGTAATGGGGCCGCTGGTGGGCGCGGCGTTCTTCCATTCGGTGAAGGACTTCTTCATGCCGCTCACCGACTACTGGCGCTTCTTCCTCGGCCTTTCGATCATCGTCATGGTGCTGGCCTTCCCGCGCGGCCTGGTCGGCGCCGCCGACGGCCTGAAGGCACGCCTCGAAGCGCGGGGGGCGGCATGA
- the egtC gene encoding Amidohydrolase EgtC: MCRWMAYSGEPVFVDELLFQPCHSLIAQSRCAHEAKTGINADGFGIGWYGERAVPGLFRDIMPAWSDENLRAIAHQVRSRLFLAHVRASTGTPTSRVNCHPFAGGPWLFVHNGQIGDFPLVRRRLESLIPDALYGERQGATDSELIFLLMRAHGLADDAMTATRRTLVDIVEAMTKAGANAPLRFTACFTDGETIHAVRFASDERPPTLYCGRTETGWLVVSEPLDMDGQRWRAVPPDHWVTLTPQGPMVEPFRLH, translated from the coding sequence ATGTGCCGCTGGATGGCCTATTCCGGCGAACCGGTCTTCGTCGACGAATTGCTGTTCCAGCCCTGCCATTCCCTGATCGCCCAGAGCCGTTGCGCCCACGAGGCCAAGACCGGCATCAATGCCGACGGCTTCGGCATTGGCTGGTACGGCGAACGCGCCGTGCCGGGCCTGTTCCGCGACATCATGCCGGCCTGGTCGGATGAGAACCTGCGCGCCATTGCGCATCAGGTGCGCAGCCGCCTGTTCCTCGCGCATGTGCGCGCCTCCACCGGCACCCCGACCAGCCGGGTCAACTGCCATCCCTTCGCCGGCGGCCCCTGGTTGTTCGTCCACAACGGCCAGATCGGCGACTTTCCGCTGGTCCGCCGCCGCCTCGAAAGCCTGATCCCCGATGCGCTCTACGGCGAACGGCAGGGCGCGACCGATTCCGAGCTCATCTTTCTCCTGATGCGCGCCCATGGCCTTGCGGACGATGCCATGACGGCGACGCGCCGCACGCTCGTCGACATCGTCGAGGCCATGACGAAAGCGGGCGCCAATGCGCCGCTGCGTTTCACCGCCTGCTTCACCGACGGCGAAACCATTCACGCCGTGCGCTTCGCCTCCGACGAGCGGCCGCCGACGCTCTATTGCGGCCGGACGGAGACTGGCTGGCTGGTCGTCTCCGAACCGCTCGACATGGATGGCCAGCGCTGGCGCGCCGTGCCGCCCGACCACTGGGTGACCTTGACGCCTCAGGGACCGATGGTCGAGCCGTTCCGCCTGCATTGA
- the braC_2 gene encoding Leucine-, isoleucine-, valine-, threonine-, and alanine-binding protein precursor codes for MSTQNPSRRAVVGGLAATGLAIGAQPAAAQGAPVRVGELNSYSRMAAFAVPYRNALQLAQDEINRAGGLTGLGGRPLEIVFRDDGSSPGDAVRVAEELVTRENVTFIAGAFLSNVGLALADFANQRKILYLATEPLTDALTMASGNRFTYRVRANTYMQTKMLVEAAKGKGFKRWAIVAPNYEYGQSAAANFKKLMAAAVPGFEVVGEQFPALGRVDAGATVGALAQMKPDGIFNVLFGADLPAFVREGNTRGLFEGRTVVSLLTGEPEYIMPLGEETPEGWIVTGYPWEQIETNGHKAFVEAYRARFNDTPRLGSLLGYVVGYMIRDLFNKARSTETEALLTALKGLKSDTVAGPVVMREVDHQSTLGAWVGETTLKGKTGTMKNWSYQDGAKFMFPEAEVLAARKA; via the coding sequence ATGAGCACACAGAATCCGTCCCGCCGCGCCGTGGTCGGCGGACTGGCCGCGACAGGCCTTGCGATCGGCGCCCAGCCGGCCGCCGCCCAGGGCGCACCGGTGCGCGTCGGCGAACTGAATTCCTACAGCCGCATGGCGGCCTTCGCGGTGCCCTACCGCAACGCGCTGCAGCTCGCCCAGGACGAGATCAACCGGGCCGGCGGCCTGACCGGCCTCGGCGGACGGCCGCTGGAGATCGTGTTCCGCGACGACGGATCGAGCCCGGGCGATGCCGTGCGCGTCGCCGAGGAACTGGTGACGCGTGAGAACGTCACCTTCATCGCCGGCGCCTTCCTGTCGAATGTCGGTCTCGCGCTCGCCGATTTCGCCAACCAGCGCAAGATCCTCTATCTCGCGACCGAACCGCTGACCGACGCGCTGACCATGGCGAGTGGCAACCGCTTCACCTATCGCGTCCGCGCCAATACCTACATGCAGACCAAGATGCTGGTCGAGGCGGCCAAAGGCAAAGGCTTCAAGCGCTGGGCGATCGTCGCGCCGAACTATGAATACGGCCAGTCCGCCGCAGCCAATTTCAAGAAGCTGATGGCCGCCGCCGTGCCCGGCTTCGAGGTGGTCGGCGAGCAGTTCCCGGCGCTCGGCCGCGTCGATGCGGGCGCCACCGTCGGTGCGCTCGCCCAGATGAAGCCGGACGGCATCTTCAACGTGTTGTTCGGCGCCGACCTGCCGGCCTTCGTGCGCGAGGGCAATACGCGCGGCCTGTTCGAAGGGCGCACGGTGGTCAGCCTGCTGACCGGCGAGCCGGAATATATCATGCCGCTCGGCGAGGAGACGCCCGAGGGCTGGATCGTCACCGGCTACCCTTGGGAGCAAATCGAGACCAACGGCCACAAGGCCTTCGTCGAGGCCTATCGGGCGCGCTTCAACGATACGCCGCGCCTCGGCTCGCTGCTCGGCTATGTCGTCGGCTACATGATCCGCGACCTCTTCAACAAGGCCCGGTCGACCGAGACCGAGGCGCTGCTCACCGCGCTGAAGGGGCTGAAGAGCGATACGGTCGCCGGCCCGGTGGTGATGCGCGAGGTCGACCACCAGTCGACGCTCGGCGCCTGGGTCGGCGAGACCACGCTGAAGGGCAAGACCGGCACCATGAAGAACTGGTCCTACCAGGACGGCGCCAAATTCATGTTCCCGGAAGCCGAGGTGCTCGCGGCCCGCAAGGCCTGA
- a CDS encoding Soluble hydrogenase 42 kDa subunit — translation MAQNAPRIAGRHFLQIPGPTPVPDRILRAIALPTIDHRGPDFGKLGRRVLDGMQTIFKTKGHVVIYPASGTGAWEAALSNTLSPGDKVLMVETGHFATLWKTMADKLGLEATFIASDWRSGADAAAIEAALREDRTHAFKAVCVVHNETSTGCTSRIDEVRRAIDAAGHPALLMVDTISSLASIDYRHDEWGVDVTVAGSQKGLMLPPGLSFNAVSDKALAVARAARLPKSFWGWDEMIAANKTGYFPYTPGTNMLYGLGEAIDMLHEEGLDNVFARHDRHAEATRRAVRAWGLDILCREPKYYSSSLTAVVMPDGHDADTLRAVILDAFDMSLGTGLSKVAKRVFRIGHLGDTNDLTIVGALAGVEMGLGLAGVPHRAGGVAAAMAYLAEARKGAAKAA, via the coding sequence ATGGCCCAGAACGCGCCCCGCATCGCCGGCCGGCATTTCCTGCAGATCCCCGGCCCGACGCCGGTGCCCGATCGGATCCTGCGCGCCATCGCCCTGCCGACGATCGACCATCGCGGCCCTGATTTCGGCAAGCTCGGCCGCCGGGTGCTCGACGGCATGCAGACGATCTTCAAGACCAAGGGCCATGTGGTGATCTATCCGGCCTCCGGCACCGGCGCCTGGGAGGCCGCGCTCAGCAACACGCTGTCGCCGGGCGACAAGGTGCTGATGGTCGAGACCGGCCATTTCGCCACGCTCTGGAAGACCATGGCCGACAAGCTCGGCCTCGAAGCGACCTTCATCGCGTCGGACTGGCGCAGCGGCGCGGACGCCGCCGCCATCGAGGCGGCGCTGCGCGAGGACAGGACGCATGCCTTCAAGGCGGTCTGCGTCGTGCACAACGAGACCTCGACCGGCTGCACGTCGCGGATCGACGAGGTGCGGCGCGCCATCGACGCGGCCGGCCATCCGGCCCTCCTGATGGTCGACACCATCTCCTCGCTCGCCTCCATCGACTATCGCCACGACGAATGGGGCGTCGACGTCACGGTCGCCGGCTCGCAGAAGGGCCTGATGCTGCCGCCCGGCCTGTCGTTCAATGCCGTCTCGGACAAGGCTCTGGCCGTCGCGCGCGCGGCTCGGCTGCCCAAGAGCTTCTGGGGCTGGGACGAGATGATCGCCGCGAACAAGACCGGCTACTTCCCCTATACGCCGGGCACCAACATGCTCTACGGCCTCGGCGAGGCGATCGACATGCTGCATGAGGAGGGCCTAGACAATGTCTTTGCCCGGCACGACCGGCACGCCGAGGCGACCCGCCGGGCCGTGCGCGCCTGGGGCCTCGACATCCTCTGCCGCGAACCGAAATATTACTCCTCGTCGCTGACCGCCGTGGTCATGCCGGACGGCCACGATGCCGACACGCTGCGCGCGGTCATCCTCGACGCCTTCGACATGTCGCTCGGCACCGGCCTCAGCAAGGTCGCCAAGCGGGTCTTCCGCATCGGCCATCTCGGCGATACCAATGACCTCACCATCGTCGGCGCGCTGGCCGGGGTCGAAATGGGCCTCGGCCTCGCCGGCGTTCCGCATCGCGCCGGCGGCGTCGCGGCGGCCATGGCCTATCTTGCCGAGGCCCGGAAGGGGGCGGCGAAAGCCGCATGA
- the ydfH_1 gene encoding putative HTH-type transcriptional regulator YdfH — translation MNEHPLIARRSLSTELVERLRDMIVDGSLRAGDKISEPDLCDRFGVSRTPLREALKVLAAEGLVQLTPNRGATVARIAPEAVEELFPIMGMLEALAGELACERLTAPALKRLETMHATMVRHWQADEWVPYSRLNRAIHEAIFEIAGNATLSALYQTLMVRIHAVRFVARKSAERWAEAVDDHERMMAALRARDAAALSQIMREHLQHKADMVREALAQLDSTRN, via the coding sequence ATGAACGAACACCCGCTCATTGCGCGCCGTTCACTGTCGACCGAACTGGTGGAGCGCCTGCGCGACATGATCGTCGACGGCTCGCTGCGGGCCGGCGACAAGATCTCCGAGCCGGACCTGTGCGACCGCTTCGGCGTGTCGCGCACGCCGCTGCGCGAGGCGCTCAAGGTGCTCGCAGCCGAAGGCCTGGTGCAGCTCACGCCGAACCGCGGCGCGACGGTGGCCCGGATCGCGCCCGAAGCGGTGGAGGAGCTGTTTCCGATCATGGGCATGCTGGAAGCGCTTGCCGGCGAGCTCGCCTGCGAACGTCTGACCGCACCGGCCCTGAAACGGCTGGAAACCATGCATGCCACCATGGTGCGGCATTGGCAGGCCGACGAGTGGGTGCCCTATTCCCGGCTGAACCGGGCGATCCACGAGGCGATCTTCGAGATTGCCGGCAACGCCACGCTCTCCGCGCTCTACCAGACGCTGATGGTGCGCATTCACGCGGTGCGCTTCGTCGCGCGCAAATCGGCCGAACGCTGGGCCGAGGCGGTGGACGACCACGAGCGGATGATGGCCGCGCTGCGGGCGCGTGACGCCGCCGCGCTGTCGCAGATCATGCGCGAACACCTGCAGCACAAGGCCGACATGGTGCGCGAGGCCCTGGCGCAGCTCGATTCGACTCGGAACTGA
- the limB_1 gene encoding Limonene 1,2-monooxygenase translates to MAELSVLDLAPVVEGSTPGQALRNSLDLARHAERLGYKRFWLAEHHNMVGIASAATAVAIGYVAGGTSTIRVGSGGIMLPNHAPMVVAEQFGTLEELYPGRIDLGLGRAPGTDQRTLRALRVDPMEADNFPQDVLEVQAFLAPVQPGQVIQAVPGAGTKVPIWILGSSLFGAQLAAMLGLPYAFASHFAPDALIQALEVYRAKFTPSEQLDKPRTMAGINVIAADTDAEARRLFTSSQQQRANMFRGTRGQLQPPIDDIETYWTPHEKIQAERTLTYSFVGSAETVRRGLAHFLANTGVDELMVVAAIYDHGARLRSYEILADIGRQLASGKAVA, encoded by the coding sequence ATGGCCGAACTGTCGGTTCTCGACCTTGCCCCCGTCGTCGAGGGGTCGACCCCGGGCCAGGCCCTGCGCAATTCGCTCGATCTCGCGCGTCATGCCGAACGCCTCGGCTACAAGCGCTTCTGGCTCGCCGAGCATCACAACATGGTCGGCATCGCCAGTGCCGCGACAGCGGTCGCCATCGGCTATGTCGCGGGCGGCACGTCGACGATCCGGGTCGGGTCGGGCGGCATCATGCTGCCCAACCACGCGCCCATGGTGGTCGCCGAGCAGTTCGGAACGCTCGAGGAGCTCTATCCCGGCCGCATCGATCTCGGCCTCGGCCGGGCGCCGGGCACGGACCAGCGCACGCTGCGGGCCCTGCGCGTCGACCCGATGGAGGCCGACAATTTCCCCCAGGACGTGCTGGAGGTGCAGGCCTTCCTCGCCCCCGTCCAGCCCGGCCAGGTGATCCAGGCCGTTCCCGGCGCCGGCACCAAGGTGCCGATCTGGATCCTCGGCTCGAGCCTGTTCGGCGCCCAGCTTGCCGCCATGCTGGGCCTGCCCTACGCCTTCGCCTCGCATTTCGCGCCGGACGCGCTGATCCAGGCGCTGGAGGTCTACCGGGCGAAATTCACGCCATCCGAACAGCTCGACAAGCCGCGCACCATGGCCGGCATCAATGTCATCGCCGCCGATACCGATGCCGAGGCACGGCGGCTGTTCACCTCCTCGCAGCAGCAGCGTGCCAACATGTTCCGCGGCACGCGCGGCCAACTGCAGCCGCCGATCGACGATATCGAGACCTATTGGACGCCGCACGAGAAGATCCAGGCCGAGCGGACGCTGACCTATTCCTTCGTGGGCTCGGCCGAGACGGTCCGGCGCGGCCTCGCGCATTTCCTCGCCAATACCGGCGTCGACGAGTTGATGGTGGTCGCGGCGATCTACGACCATGGCGCGCGGCTGCGCTCGTATGAGATCCTTGCCGATATCGGCCGCCAGCTCGCCTCCGGCAAAGCGGTGGCCTGA
- the vgb_1 gene encoding Virginiamycin B lyase → MSRDIKVVVPALSFAEAPRWRDDRLWFSDFYTHRVLSVREDGGDLRAEAHVPNQPSGLGWLPDGRLLVVSMRDARILRREADGKLTVHAELSPHVAGFANDMVVDAAGRAYVGNFGFDLMGGAPLEPTRLLRVDPDGTVTVAAEDLWFPNGSALLDGRLLLVNETLGNRVSAFDVAADGSLSNWRVWARFADLPADRDMAKIFDGQLVVAPDGGGIDAEGAWWIADAVGGRVLRVREGGAILDEIQPGTGVFACTLGGEDGRTLFICTAPDFHEEARKAAREAQILAVRVEVPGRA, encoded by the coding sequence ATGAGCCGTGACATCAAAGTCGTCGTTCCCGCCCTGTCCTTCGCCGAAGCCCCACGCTGGCGCGACGACCGCCTGTGGTTTTCCGATTTCTATACGCATCGCGTCCTGTCCGTCCGGGAGGACGGCGGCGACCTGCGCGCCGAAGCGCATGTGCCGAACCAGCCCTCCGGCCTCGGCTGGCTGCCGGATGGCCGGCTGCTGGTCGTATCGATGCGCGACGCGCGGATTCTGAGGCGCGAAGCCGACGGCAAGCTCACCGTTCACGCCGAGCTGAGCCCCCATGTCGCCGGCTTTGCCAATGACATGGTGGTGGACGCGGCCGGCCGGGCCTATGTCGGCAATTTCGGCTTCGACCTCATGGGCGGCGCGCCGCTCGAGCCGACGCGGCTCCTCAGGGTCGATCCGGACGGCACGGTGACGGTCGCTGCCGAAGACCTGTGGTTCCCGAACGGCAGCGCCCTCCTCGACGGCCGGCTGCTGCTCGTCAACGAAACGCTCGGCAACCGGGTCAGCGCCTTCGATGTCGCGGCCGACGGCAGCCTGTCGAACTGGCGCGTCTGGGCCCGGTTTGCCGACCTGCCGGCCGATCGCGACATGGCCAAGATTTTCGATGGGCAGCTGGTTGTCGCTCCCGACGGCGGCGGCATCGACGCGGAAGGCGCCTGGTGGATCGCCGACGCCGTCGGCGGCCGCGTTCTGCGGGTGCGGGAAGGCGGCGCCATCCTCGACGAAATCCAGCCGGGCACGGGCGTCTTCGCCTGCACACTGGGTGGCGAGGACGGGCGAACCCTGTTCATCTGCACGGCGCCGGACTTCCACGAAGAGGCCCGCAAGGCGGCCCGGGAAGCCCAGATTCTGGCCGTCAGGGTCGAGGTTCCCGGCCGAGCCTGA